A portion of the Nomia melanderi isolate GNS246 chromosome 2, iyNomMela1, whole genome shotgun sequence genome contains these proteins:
- the GCS2alpha gene encoding glucosidase 2 subunit alpha isoform X1: MASYVRLGLLFLLVCSPLFVNAVNRDTFKTCEQSSFCRRCRKVEPGKSPYQLLVDTFTFNESNVNVDLFNKDTGALYVLQLTGLKDNTFRLRINEKNPLHPRYEVEHALQDQPQTAELTLVERTTDHVTVKNGGNKAILYTSPFRVDLYSQDVLVVSANARGLMRFEHHRAKPNKSEQEENAENVEATNNNQFPGDGAENDPGAWEENFKSYHDSKPFGPEAVALDFSFPGAEHAYGIPEHADSFALKSTKQAHPYRLYNLDVFEYETNERMSIYGAIPVLYAHGKERTTGVFWHNAAETWIDILSSADNNVVESIVNFVSGSAKKSQVDAHFMSEAGVIDVFFMLGPQPLDVFKQYTILTGTAPLPQMFTLGYHQSRWNYNDQDDVMQIAENFDVHDVPLDVMWLDIEYTDSKKYFTWDSRKFPNPIEMIHNLTAKGRKLVVIIDPHIKRDSNYFLHNDATKMGYYIKTRDGKDYEGWCWPGSSSYLDFFDPKVREYYISQYSLDKFYGTTNDVYIWNDMNEPSVFNGPEVTIPKDVIHYGGWEHRSVHNINGLLLPMATYEALFKRSGGTLRPFILTRSFFAGSQRYGAMWTGDNMAAWDHYRVSYPMCLSMAIAGMSFCGADVGGFLRNPDPELFVRWNQAGAWLPFFRQHSHIETKRREPWTFNEENLQIIREAFRMRYSYLPLWYTLFREHEVNGTPVIRPLWAHYPTETETYTIDDEILVGDSIIVHPVFQPSVTDVNVYFPGEGKVTWYDIDTMQPYRQSGLVNIPVTLHKIPVFQRGGSIIPRKMRIRRSTVPMKNDPYTLIVIADSAGKANGTLYIDDEASFEYRHGKYLYLKLNLDGNKLTSTFIDKLASYQTESWLERVDIANPPQGVTSAVLTSRSLGKVTLEAKYNPNNNVLTVRKPGVNMGEEWTIELIH, translated from the exons ATGGCTTCGTATGTGCG gTTGGGATtgctttttttattagtatgtTCTCCTCTTTTTGTGAATGCAGTGAATAGAGACACATTTAAAACGTGTGAACAAAGCAGCTTTTGCAG ACGTTGCAGAAAAGTTGAACCTGGAAAATCACCATATCAACTTTTAGTAGATACATTTACTTTCAATGAATCCAATGTAAACGTAGACTTGTTTAATAAGGATACAGGTGCTCTTTATGTACTACAATTGACTGGCCTAAAGGACAATACATTTAGACTTCGTATCAATGAAAAGAATCCATTGCATCCAAGATATGAAGTTGAACATGCCCTTCAGGATCAACCTCAAACAGCTGAATTAACTTTGGTTGAAAGAACTACGGATCACGTAACTGTAAAGAATGGGGGGAACAAAGCTATACTATATACTTCACCATTTAGGGTAGATTTGTACTCTCAGGACGTGTTAGTTGTATCTGCAAATGCTAGAGGTCTCATGAGATTCGAGCATCATCGTGCAAAGCCTAA TAAATCAGAACAAgaagaaaatgcagaaaatgttgaagcaacaaataataatcaattccCGGGCGATGGAGCGGAAAATGATCCTGGTGCATGGGAAGAAAACTTCAAATCATATCATGATTCAAAACCTTTTGGTCCAGAGGCAGTAGCCTTGGACTTTAGCTTCCCTGGAGCAGAACATGCGTATGGTATACCGGAACATGCAGATTCATTTGCTTTGAAATCAACAAAACAAGCTCACCCGTATAGATTATACAACTTGGATGTGTTCGAATACGAAACCAATGAAAGAATGTCAATTTATGGAGCTATACCTGTTCTCTACGCTCATGGTAAAGAGAGAACAACTGGCGTCTTTTGGCACAATGCCGCGGAAACGTGGATCGACATTTTGTCAAGTGCTGACAATAACGTTGTAGAGAGCATTGTAAACTTTGTGTCTGGTTCCGCTAAAAAATCCCAGGTTGATGCTCATTTCATGTCAGAGGCTGGTGTTATTGATGTATTCTTTATGTTAGGACCTCAGCCTTTAGATGTATTCAAACAGTACACCATCTTAACGGGTACAGCACCTTTGCCACAAATGTTTACACTAGGATATCACCAAAGTCGGTGGAATTACAATGATCAAGATGATGTCATGCAAATAGCAGAGAACTTTGATGTACACGATGTACCATTGGACGTCATGTGGCTGGACATTGAATACACGGATAGTAAAAAGTACTTCACTTGGGATAGTCGTAAATTCCCGAATCCAATTGAAATGATACATAACTTGACCGCGAAGGGTAGAAAATTGGTTGTTATAATCGACCCGCATATCAAACGTGATTCGAATTACTTCCTTCATAACGACGCTACCAAAATGGGATACTACATTAAAACAAGAGACGGAAAGGACTACGAGGGTTGGTGCTGGCCAGGATCGTCTTCGTATTTAGACTTTTTCGATCCAAAAGTACGGGAGTACTATATCAGCCAATATAGCTTAGATAAGTTCTATGGCACTACTAATGACGTGTACATTTGGAATGACATGAATGAACCAAGTGTGTTTAATGGTCCTGAAGTTACTATACCTAAAGATGTCATCCATTATGGAGGTTGGGAGCACAGAAGCGTCCACAACATTAACGGACTTCTTTTACCCATGGCCACATACGAAGCTTTGTTTAAAAGATCCGGAGGTACTCTACGGCCATTTATACTAACAAGATCCTTCTTTGCCGGATCACAACGTTACGGAGCGATGTGGACCGGTGACAACATGGCTGCCTGGGACCATTATCGAGTAAGCTATCCAATGTGCCTCTCCATGGCCATTGCGGGAATGTCATTCTGTGGAGCAGATGTTGGAGGTTTCCTTAGAAATCCCGACCCTGAACTATTCGTCAGGTGGAATCAGGCTGGCGCTTGGCTTCCTTTCTTCCGACAGCATTCTCATATTGAGACGAAACGCCGCGAGCCTTGGACGTTCAATGAAGAAAATCTCCAAATCATCAGAGAGGCATTCAGAATGAGATACTCGTACTTACCGCTGTGGTATACACTCTTCAGAGAGCATGAAGTAAATGGTACACCAGTGATACGGCCATTATGGGCTCATTATCCCACCGAAACAGAAACATACACCATTGATGATGAAATACTTGTTGGAGATTCTATAATTGTACATCCAGTCTTTCAACCATCCGTTACGGATGTTAATGTGTATTTCCCTGGCGAGGGCAAAGTAACTTGGTACGATATTGATACCATGCAACCATACCGCCAGTCGGGCTTGGTTAATATCCCTGTGACTCTCCATAAAATTCCTGTGTTCCAAAGAGGTGGTTCTATAATTCCACGCAAGATGAGAATACGTCGTAGCACGGTCCCAATGAAGAACGACCCGTACACTTTAATAGTTATCGCTGATTCTGCCGGCAAAGCTAATGGCACATTGTACATTGATGACGAAGCTAGCTTCGAGTATCGTCAtgggaaatatttatatttgaaacttaATTTGGATGGGAATAAACTAACATCAACGTTTATAGATAAATTAGCTTCATATCAGACAGAAAGTTGGTTGGAAAGGGTAGACATTGCCAACCCACCGCAAGGGGTCACATCTGCTGTATTAACTTCACGCA GTTTGGGGAAAGTTACTTTGGAAGCCAAATACAATCCAAATAATAACGTATTAACCGTGCGTAAACCAGGTGTAAATATGGGTGAAGAATGGACGATTGAACTGATTCACTAA
- the GCS2alpha gene encoding glucosidase 2 subunit alpha isoform X2, which translates to MKEMLGLLFLLVCSPLFVNAVNRDTFKTCEQSSFCRRCRKVEPGKSPYQLLVDTFTFNESNVNVDLFNKDTGALYVLQLTGLKDNTFRLRINEKNPLHPRYEVEHALQDQPQTAELTLVERTTDHVTVKNGGNKAILYTSPFRVDLYSQDVLVVSANARGLMRFEHHRAKPNKSEQEENAENVEATNNNQFPGDGAENDPGAWEENFKSYHDSKPFGPEAVALDFSFPGAEHAYGIPEHADSFALKSTKQAHPYRLYNLDVFEYETNERMSIYGAIPVLYAHGKERTTGVFWHNAAETWIDILSSADNNVVESIVNFVSGSAKKSQVDAHFMSEAGVIDVFFMLGPQPLDVFKQYTILTGTAPLPQMFTLGYHQSRWNYNDQDDVMQIAENFDVHDVPLDVMWLDIEYTDSKKYFTWDSRKFPNPIEMIHNLTAKGRKLVVIIDPHIKRDSNYFLHNDATKMGYYIKTRDGKDYEGWCWPGSSSYLDFFDPKVREYYISQYSLDKFYGTTNDVYIWNDMNEPSVFNGPEVTIPKDVIHYGGWEHRSVHNINGLLLPMATYEALFKRSGGTLRPFILTRSFFAGSQRYGAMWTGDNMAAWDHYRVSYPMCLSMAIAGMSFCGADVGGFLRNPDPELFVRWNQAGAWLPFFRQHSHIETKRREPWTFNEENLQIIREAFRMRYSYLPLWYTLFREHEVNGTPVIRPLWAHYPTETETYTIDDEILVGDSIIVHPVFQPSVTDVNVYFPGEGKVTWYDIDTMQPYRQSGLVNIPVTLHKIPVFQRGGSIIPRKMRIRRSTVPMKNDPYTLIVIADSAGKANGTLYIDDEASFEYRHGKYLYLKLNLDGNKLTSTFIDKLASYQTESWLERVDIANPPQGVTSAVLTSRSLGKVTLEAKYNPNNNVLTVRKPGVNMGEEWTIELIH; encoded by the exons atgaaagaaat gTTGGGATtgctttttttattagtatgtTCTCCTCTTTTTGTGAATGCAGTGAATAGAGACACATTTAAAACGTGTGAACAAAGCAGCTTTTGCAG ACGTTGCAGAAAAGTTGAACCTGGAAAATCACCATATCAACTTTTAGTAGATACATTTACTTTCAATGAATCCAATGTAAACGTAGACTTGTTTAATAAGGATACAGGTGCTCTTTATGTACTACAATTGACTGGCCTAAAGGACAATACATTTAGACTTCGTATCAATGAAAAGAATCCATTGCATCCAAGATATGAAGTTGAACATGCCCTTCAGGATCAACCTCAAACAGCTGAATTAACTTTGGTTGAAAGAACTACGGATCACGTAACTGTAAAGAATGGGGGGAACAAAGCTATACTATATACTTCACCATTTAGGGTAGATTTGTACTCTCAGGACGTGTTAGTTGTATCTGCAAATGCTAGAGGTCTCATGAGATTCGAGCATCATCGTGCAAAGCCTAA TAAATCAGAACAAgaagaaaatgcagaaaatgttgaagcaacaaataataatcaattccCGGGCGATGGAGCGGAAAATGATCCTGGTGCATGGGAAGAAAACTTCAAATCATATCATGATTCAAAACCTTTTGGTCCAGAGGCAGTAGCCTTGGACTTTAGCTTCCCTGGAGCAGAACATGCGTATGGTATACCGGAACATGCAGATTCATTTGCTTTGAAATCAACAAAACAAGCTCACCCGTATAGATTATACAACTTGGATGTGTTCGAATACGAAACCAATGAAAGAATGTCAATTTATGGAGCTATACCTGTTCTCTACGCTCATGGTAAAGAGAGAACAACTGGCGTCTTTTGGCACAATGCCGCGGAAACGTGGATCGACATTTTGTCAAGTGCTGACAATAACGTTGTAGAGAGCATTGTAAACTTTGTGTCTGGTTCCGCTAAAAAATCCCAGGTTGATGCTCATTTCATGTCAGAGGCTGGTGTTATTGATGTATTCTTTATGTTAGGACCTCAGCCTTTAGATGTATTCAAACAGTACACCATCTTAACGGGTACAGCACCTTTGCCACAAATGTTTACACTAGGATATCACCAAAGTCGGTGGAATTACAATGATCAAGATGATGTCATGCAAATAGCAGAGAACTTTGATGTACACGATGTACCATTGGACGTCATGTGGCTGGACATTGAATACACGGATAGTAAAAAGTACTTCACTTGGGATAGTCGTAAATTCCCGAATCCAATTGAAATGATACATAACTTGACCGCGAAGGGTAGAAAATTGGTTGTTATAATCGACCCGCATATCAAACGTGATTCGAATTACTTCCTTCATAACGACGCTACCAAAATGGGATACTACATTAAAACAAGAGACGGAAAGGACTACGAGGGTTGGTGCTGGCCAGGATCGTCTTCGTATTTAGACTTTTTCGATCCAAAAGTACGGGAGTACTATATCAGCCAATATAGCTTAGATAAGTTCTATGGCACTACTAATGACGTGTACATTTGGAATGACATGAATGAACCAAGTGTGTTTAATGGTCCTGAAGTTACTATACCTAAAGATGTCATCCATTATGGAGGTTGGGAGCACAGAAGCGTCCACAACATTAACGGACTTCTTTTACCCATGGCCACATACGAAGCTTTGTTTAAAAGATCCGGAGGTACTCTACGGCCATTTATACTAACAAGATCCTTCTTTGCCGGATCACAACGTTACGGAGCGATGTGGACCGGTGACAACATGGCTGCCTGGGACCATTATCGAGTAAGCTATCCAATGTGCCTCTCCATGGCCATTGCGGGAATGTCATTCTGTGGAGCAGATGTTGGAGGTTTCCTTAGAAATCCCGACCCTGAACTATTCGTCAGGTGGAATCAGGCTGGCGCTTGGCTTCCTTTCTTCCGACAGCATTCTCATATTGAGACGAAACGCCGCGAGCCTTGGACGTTCAATGAAGAAAATCTCCAAATCATCAGAGAGGCATTCAGAATGAGATACTCGTACTTACCGCTGTGGTATACACTCTTCAGAGAGCATGAAGTAAATGGTACACCAGTGATACGGCCATTATGGGCTCATTATCCCACCGAAACAGAAACATACACCATTGATGATGAAATACTTGTTGGAGATTCTATAATTGTACATCCAGTCTTTCAACCATCCGTTACGGATGTTAATGTGTATTTCCCTGGCGAGGGCAAAGTAACTTGGTACGATATTGATACCATGCAACCATACCGCCAGTCGGGCTTGGTTAATATCCCTGTGACTCTCCATAAAATTCCTGTGTTCCAAAGAGGTGGTTCTATAATTCCACGCAAGATGAGAATACGTCGTAGCACGGTCCCAATGAAGAACGACCCGTACACTTTAATAGTTATCGCTGATTCTGCCGGCAAAGCTAATGGCACATTGTACATTGATGACGAAGCTAGCTTCGAGTATCGTCAtgggaaatatttatatttgaaacttaATTTGGATGGGAATAAACTAACATCAACGTTTATAGATAAATTAGCTTCATATCAGACAGAAAGTTGGTTGGAAAGGGTAGACATTGCCAACCCACCGCAAGGGGTCACATCTGCTGTATTAACTTCACGCA GTTTGGGGAAAGTTACTTTGGAAGCCAAATACAATCCAAATAATAACGTATTAACCGTGCGTAAACCAGGTGTAAATATGGGTGAAGAATGGACGATTGAACTGATTCACTAA
- the GPHR gene encoding golgi pH regulator — protein MGFLEDTFVILVTQVIFFLGGWVFFVKKLFRDYEVHHRLVQLIFSTTFSLSCTMFELIIFEIVGVLDSSSRYFHWNAGLYMLLFMVIVLIPFYIAYFIISNIRFVRLKLIRPLTVIVYLFYLYLFWKVGDPFPILSPKKGLLSIEQGVSRIGVIGVTVMALLSGFGAVNYPYTSMAYFMRPVTYTDVQAIEKRLLQTMDMIVAKKKRIALAKKGEVVGHIEARSRLWGMLGPLSGTKSNQESIKQLQAEVTALEELSRQLFLEAHDIQNARERLEWAATWQGKYFNVLGYFFSGYCTWKIFISTINIVFDRVGKKDPVTRAIEIAVHWMGFNIDVTFWSQHISFYLIGCIVLTSIRGLLLTLTKFFYAISSSKSSNIIVLILAQIMGMYFVSSVLLMRMNMPAEYRIIITQVLGELQFNFYHRWFDVIFLVSALSSIVFLYLAHKQAPAERV, from the exons ATGGGTTTCTTGGAGGATACGTTCGTGATTCTTGTTACCCAG GTCATCTTTTTCTTAGGAGGATGggtattttttgtaaaaaaattgtttcgggATTACGAAGTCCATCACAGATTGGTACAGTTAATTTTTTCCACAACATTTTCATTGTCCTGTACTATGTTTGAgctaattatttttgaaatagtaGGAGTTCTTGATTCTAG TTCTAGATACTTTCATTGGAATGCTGGCCTTTATATGCTCTTATTTATGGTAATCGTTTTGATTCCATTTTACAtagcatattttattatcagtaaTATCAGATTTG ttAGACTGAAATTAATAAGGCCATTAACAGTCattgtatatttgttttatttgtatctGTTTTGGAAAGTGGGAGATCCATTTCCAATCTTAAGTCCAAAAAAAGGCCTACTGTCTATAGAACAAGGTGTTAGCCGGATTGGAGTAATCGGAGTTACTGTGATGGCACTTCTGTCAGGATTTGGTGCTGTAAATTATCCATACACTTCAATGGCTTATTTCATGAGGCCTGTAACATATACTGATGTGCAAGCCATAGAGAAGCGATTGTTGCAAACAATGGATATGATTGTTGCTAAGAAAAAGAGAATAGCATTAGCTAAAAAGGGAGAAGTTGTAGGTCACATTGAAGCACGGTCTAGACTATGGGGAATGTTAGGTCCCTTAAGTGGCACTAAAAGTAATCAAGAAA GTATTAAACAGTTACAAGCAGAAGTGACTGCATTAGAAGAATTATCTCGTCAATTATTCTTAGAAGCACATGATATTCAAAATGCAAGAGAACGTTTAGAATGGGCAGCAACTTggcaaggaaaatattttaatgttctgGGATATTTCTTCTCTGGTTATTGCACATGGAAGATATTCATT TCGACAATTAACATAGTGTTTGATCGCGTTGGTAAAAAAGATCCTGTAACCAGAGCAATTGAAATTGCTGTTCATTGGATGGGATTTAACATCGACGTTACGTTCTGGTCacaacatatttcattttatcttatTGGCTGTATTGTGTTAACATCAATTCGCGGATTATTACTAACTCTTACGAAG tttttttatgcTATATCGAGTAGCAAATCATCGAATATTATTGTACTTATACTTGCTCAAATAATG GGTATGTATTTCGTATCTTCTGTACTTTTAATGCGGATGAATATGCCGGCAGAATATCGCATTATAATTACCCAAGTTTTAGGAGAAttgcaatttaatttttatcataGATGGTTCGACGTGATCTTCTTAGTGTCCGCATTATCCTCAATAGTGTTTTTGTATTTAGCACATAAGCAAGCACCAGCAGAAcgtgtttaa